In Spinacia oleracea cultivar Varoflay chromosome 5, BTI_SOV_V1, whole genome shotgun sequence, a single window of DNA contains:
- the LOC110798809 gene encoding uncharacterized protein At5g01610, whose amino-acid sequence MEKALTKVGSLKVGSFWISKKAKEELSTITDDLSSISSTIEGKAKWVFNKLKGKTQKPLSELLRDYNLPAGLFPQNIICYEFDESRSKLIVYMSSPCEVCFKDSSIVRYANRVKGTLLKGKLIGIEGMKTKVLVWVKVTSINVESYKSDKVLFTAGVKKYRPKDAYELPRNAVNVEEF is encoded by the exons ATGGAGAAAGCATTAACAAAAGTTGGGAGCTTGAAAGTTGGAAGCTTTTGGATTTCTAAGAAGGCCAAAGAAGAATTATCCACCATTACTGATGATCTCTCT TCTATTTCAAGTACAATTGAAGGCAAAGCAAAGTGGGTATTCAACAAATTGAAGGGCAAGACTCAAAAACCCTTGTCGGAGCTCCTTCGAGACTACAACCTTCCGGCGGGACTATTTCCTCAGAACATAATATGCTATGAGTTTGATGAATCGAGATCAAAGCTCATCGTGTATATGTCATCTCCTTGTGAAGTATGCTTTAAGGACTCGAGCATTGTAAGGTATGCCAACCGCGTCAAGGGTACGTTGTTGAAAGGGAAGCTTATAGGAATTGAAGGTATGAAGACTAAAGTGTTAGTGTGGGTTAAAGTGACTAGCATCAATGTCGAAAGCTACAAATCTGATAAAGTTTTGTTCACTGCTGGTGTTAAGAAATATAGGCCTAAAGATGCTTATGAATTGCCTCGCAATGCGGTTAATGTGGAAGAATTTTGA